A portion of the Zymoseptoria tritici IPO323 chromosome 8, whole genome shotgun sequence genome contains these proteins:
- a CDS encoding Ca2+-modulated nonselective cation channel (nonselective cation channel related to an increase in intracellular Ca2+) gives MGDAADSSSSKPLRIMIVGDSITHGSEGDYTWRYRIWEWFQTAASSQPITFVGPYIGTGPADEYKPPQPPRFPDEPEPPPRDCTTGGYNESIHASFQREHFAHTGRAVFQAKDAIHEQVTNLNPDLLLVLLGFNDMGWGFSDHIGTLENTLAFIANARLAKPDISIALSNVPQRSPIPGREDLVDWTTKYNNLLKHAIKADRLDHLSKFSRLELVDVASVYGWSPDECAGAFDGLHPNELGEFQIASAFSTVLHKSFNIGTAPLSIPRSSKIPKRPLHTPTNPACTGVPWGIHFSWDPVYGSRGYDVRSRCAGQEEWEESHHGECGIDNTFTPAGQEWEFQVRAKVGVEEKDKSDWSAIAKGTATRSTAPPPENREVFSRGKDGIEVTFTPLPNDSKFEVERYAVNWVDETAGGFLGGQGVRLEDGGRCVVQGLEVGHRYQVWISTWTKREGGGVFGGAGKVVVGSGVFSRPEGLSGDLERLSLEGGR, from the coding sequence ATGGGCGACGCAGCAgattcctcctcatccaaaCCTCTCCGGATCATGATCGTCGGCGACTCCATCACCCATGGCAGCGAAGGCGACTACACCTGGCGCTACCGCATCTGGGAATGGTTCCAAACCGCAGCATCCTCTCAACCCATCACTTTCGTCGGTCCCTACATCGGCACCGGCCCTGCCGACGAATACAAACCTCCACAACCGCCTCGATTCCCCGACGAACCCGAGCCTCCACCCCGCGACTGCACCACAGGTGGCTACAACGAATCCATCCACGCCTCCTTCCAACGTGAACACTTCGCCCACACCGGCCGCGCAGTTTTCCAAGCCAAAGATGCCATCCATGAACAAGTCACGAATCTCAACCCGGACTTACTCCTCGTTCTCCTCGGCTTCAATGACATGGGATGGGGCTTTTCCGACCACATCGGAACTCTGGAAAATACTCTCGCATTCATCGCCAACGCCCGGCTCGCGAAACCGGATATCTCCATTGCGCTGTCGAATGTGCCGCAACGGAGTCCTATTCCCGGCCGAGAGGATCTCGTTGACTGGACGACGAAGTATAACAATCTGCTCAAACACGCCATCAAAGCCGATCGCCTCGATCACCTCTCCAAATTCTCCCGCCTCGAACTCGTCGACGTCGCTTCCGTTTACGGTTGGAGTCCAGATGAATGCGCCGGAGCTTTCGACGGCCTCCACCCCAACGAACTCGGCGAATTCCAAATCGCATCCGCTTTCAGCACCGTCCTCCACAAATCCTTCAACATCGGCACCGCAcccctctccatccctcGGTCATCCAAAATCCCCAAACGTCCCCTCCACACCCCCACCAACCCTGCTTGCACCGGCGTCCCCTGGGGCATCCATTTCTCCTGGGATCCCGTGTACGGCTCTCGAGGCTACGACGTCCGATCTCGATGTGCaggacaagaagaatggGAAGAGTCCCACCATGGAGAATGTGGGATCGATAATACCTTCACACCCGCGGGCCAGGAATGGGAGTTTCAAGTCCGCGCGAAGGTTGGAGTTGAAGAGAAAGACAAGTCGGATTGGTCGGCCATTGCGAAAGGGACAGCCACTCGCTCTACCGCTCCTCCGCCGGAGAATAGAGAAGTCTTCTCCAGAGGAAAAGATGGGATTGAAGTCACTTTCACTCCCCTTCCCAATGATAGCAAGTTTGAAGTAGAGCGCTACGCAGTCAACTGGGTCGACGAGACAGCGGGTGGGTTTTTGGGTGGCCAGGGAGTGAGACTGGAGGACGGAGGGAGGTGCGTGGTGCAAGGATTGGAAGTGGGACATCGGTATCAGGTTTGGATTTCGACTTGGACGAagagggagggtggaggggtgTTTGGTGGAGCGGGGAAAGTTGTGGTGGGGAGTGGAGTCTTTTCGAGGCCAGAGGGGTTGAGTGGGGATTTGGAACGTCTTTCGCTTGAGGGGGGGCGATGA